The sequence CTATTTTTACCAGTTTAGGCATAAATTGATTTTTGTGTTTCCTTGGCATCCCTTTTTGTCTGCCCACACTTGATCTGTTAGATAAAAATCCAATTTGGTTTTCTCTTCCAAATCTACCTTTTGAATTTTCAGATCCGAACATCCTTAGGATTGTGGGGAATTCTTTTTGGTCCTATTTGATGTTTGATGTTTCTATGGTGGATGGGGTTTTCAATATTAAGATATGTGTTTTGGTTGAATCAAGGAAGGCTATGCCACATTGTTTTAACATTAGATCTAAGGATGGACCTTGGCGACAGTCTTTACCTCCTCAACCTTGCATAGACCAATTTTCAATTCTACTAGCTTCTTAAGATAAGACATTCCTCCGAAGCTTATAAGATTCCAACATTTATAAATTCTAATTTTTTCAAGACAGCTGAATCGAACAAAACTTAAATCCCTTAGATTCTGACATTCACCAATGTTCAATTCTACTAGCTTCCTAAGATCAGATATTCCTGTGACACTTTTCAGATTCTTACAATCGTGTATTGTAATTTCTTCCAGGAAGCGCAGAAACCCCAAACTTAACTCCTTCAGCTCCCATTGGTGGTAGATCCGCAACACTTTAAGCTGGAACGGGACCTAAAAAtcgaaaaaatacaaaataaatgaaATTCCGGATTTGAAAAAGTCACGTAAGTATTATATAATGATGTACTCCGTTACCAAGACTTCACCTTGCAGACATACCTGAACATCATTCTGCCACAAACTTTCCAGACCTCCACCTCTGATCTGTAAATATTGCAAATTTTGAAGAGGAATCCATGGAGGAATGCTTGTGAGCGTATGCGTCCAATAATTAAGCTCAAGCCATAGTAAAGCGGTTGAAGTCTCAACTATATTGTCCGATTCCTCTAGAAAGTATTTAATTGTGAAACCCATGGATGCATCCGAAAAAGAATGCAAACACCGAAAATTGGCTTTGGTGAGAATATTCTCGAATCCCTTTGATTTCTGGCTTCACGGAATCAGTTGAGATTTATATTGGAGTTAAAACTGAAGATTTCAAATATCTCACTAAAAAGCATTAATATGGAGCCAAGTTCATACCAAAGATTGGAGGTGTTGAGAACGCCAGAGGCGACGAGGATGACTCAGTTCATCTGCCATTTCTTGTCCCAAGTCCCGCAAGTGGTCATGCATTCTCAACACAAGTATTTCTTCTCTGGAATCTTCGAAGAGATCCTCAAATTGTCCCCTGAATTTataatcttttatttcttcaaccAGACATTTATTTTGTAGTCTTACCAGTGCATGTTGCCCGCTCCATCCCGATCCCTCCCACACTCTGATGGCATCTTTAGTCAATTCTCCTATGAAGAAACATGCAACATCCATGAAAATTTGTTTTTCTTCATTGTCCAACATCTCAATACTTATTCTTAATCTTTTGTGTATGTCTTGAGGCAGCGTCTTTTTAACTTTATTCAATTCTAACTCCCAAAACTTCTGATCTTCGCCATGAACATGCCTGTCGAGAACTTGAAGAGACAGAGGTAAGCCACCACACACGTCTACGAAGAGGTCAACCAGCTTCTCGTATCCACTAGATGGATAAGGTTGGCTAAACGCATGCCAACAAAACAGCTCTTTAGCATCATCTGTATCCATTCCTTTCAAATGATAACCAACAGTAATTCCTGCGTTTATGAGAACTCCTACATCACGAGCTGTAACAATTACCAGACTATTGCTAGAATTATTGAGCTCATCACTGACCAATAGGGCATCTAACTGTTCCTGGTGATTGATATCATCTAGGACAATTAGGAATTTCGGATTGCCGCTCCCTGTGAAATGATTGCTGAGACAGCTCGTGCCATCCTCTACGCTTGAAAAGCTTGGGTCTCTTTCATCAAAGAGTTCTCTGAGGAGCTTCATTTGCAAAGAATGCAGGTCATTTTTCACAGAGGCTTCCCGAACATCAAACAAAAAACATGATCGACTATAATCTGAACGTTTACGGTTGAACAATTCTTTGGAGAGAGTTGTTTTTCCCACCCCACCCATgccaaaaataccaacaatcttagACTTACCTTCTCCTTGTTCGTTCATTTCAAACTGAGTTTCAAAATCTTGTACAAGCTTATCAATGCAGTACCTTTCAAAATGTTCCACAAGCTTAGAAAGTCCTACCGGGTATTTGGAAACATGTAGAAATCTCCTCCTTTGTACTTCCTTTTGCACTGCTAACACCATCTTCTCGTAGTCACTGAAACTCAATAAATAAAAGAGAAttcaatgagaaaaaaaaaaagactaCTCTTGAAAGAAAGAAAAACATTTAACTAAGTATAAATATTAGATAAACTGAAGCCATAAAAATATTACCTGTTGAACTTTTCACCAGCAATAAATGAAATAGATTGAAGGGCTTGCTTCCACTCCTCGAGTTTTTCAGTGTACCTCTTCTTACTTTCATATTCACTGAATGCTTTGCCATACACTCCCTTTTCTATGTGGCCTAGTGCAGAAGGCTCCACGTCATAAAAAACGGGAATGATCTTAGCACTACTTTGTAACATGAGAACCAGCTCCGCCAAACACCATTGGGACTCTGCATATCCTTTGGAGAAGATGGCTATGTGAACTGCAGCGGAGCCAcccttaaacagcacacactaagctttgactgcttaggtggctgtgggcccattccttcccctGACAGTTCATTCCCATCCGTTTCCGTTAAGAAAACAATCACCGTtaacattttgaattttgaatttgaacacTCTTCCCGCGTGTTTCTTTGCATAGAATAAACCGAATGGGAGAGGGCACTCTCGTCTACCTCGCAGCTGTAATTGAATACCTCATCGCTGAGATATTTTCACGACCTTTTCTGCTTTATGCAGCGGACAGAAAACATGGGGATCCTCACAACGCAGTCAATGCAGCAAACAGGCTTCCATTCCGATCTGtattatttgccaacgtactctctgcctgtgccaaaatgagaGCTTTGAAACAGGGTATGTGCATCCATTAAAGCAGAACGTAAGGACATCCATTAAAGAAGGGCCAAAGGGCAATTATTATCAGATGCTACaattggaaatgctctgtttgacatgtttgcaaaatgtggaaaTATGGATGCCTCAAAAGAAACGTGGTCTCATTGAATGCCAtggttgcaggatatgcacaaaacgcATTTGATGAAAAGGATTTAAAACTTGCAACCAAATTTGATTGGCTGGTATAAAGCCAGACTATGCGACCTTCTGCCAGCCTGTGggaaaatgagagctttggaacagggtatggacatccatcacagAGATGATGTAGCTGCACTGCCATGGTagatgtatgcaaaatgtgtaagcttagacAAGGCACGCAAACtgattgacagaatgcctcaaagaaatgtgaaaTGTGTTCTCATCTGAACGCCCTTGATTGCAGGCTATTAACAAAATGGAATTTGGGGTGTCTTCACGGTTGCCAAAATATCCAAAGATGGACTGCAAAAACACACCAAATATTTGAAAACCTTAAAGATGGTTTGTAAGTGTTCCTAGATATCATGCAAAAAACCTTAAAGATGGTCTGTAAGTGTTCCTAGATATCATGCACGAGTGGATTGATGAGACATTTCAAATTTCTCATCATGCAAAAGTATAATGCACTAACTGTTGTTGAAGGCACCTAGAATGATTTAAGGGTGCCTCAGATGCCAATTAAGAGTGATTTCCAAACataaattaataattttcaatCCATTTTAAATATATTAGTAGAAAATCAAAATGCTAGAAATTTTTAACCTTGGATGTTCAAATTTGTGACTATCATCcttgaaaataaagaaataaatgattagGAAAACCTGATCAGTGACACCTTACATAAGAAATTTTTACGAGTTCAAGATGTCAAATTTTCTATATGACTTCATATCCAATTTAGCTTATAGCAAGGAAAGCTCCTTACCTTGGATTAGTTAAAGTTGGAATTATTGCCTCAGAAAAAAAAAAGGTTTATGAATCCTATCCTTAATTAGGCAAGACAAAAACATTTTCAAAAAGGATAAAACTATTATGTTCTATTTGATCAATTTGATAGAGAAAATATAAAGAAATGCCCACCTCTAGAGGATACAACTACAATttcaaaattaggaaattagttCATCTAATTTCTAATGTTTGCATATAATTCCTACCTATTTCTTCTCCTCCCCTACAAACTTATGTGCAAAATGTTCAAGATGCCAGGAGTAGGGGAAAGAGTCAAAAGAAGTTGATTTATCTCTTGTTGAATTTTTAACATGGCCTAATATCACTACCAAGAAAATGAAGATGGTTTCCAAACCTTTAGTAATAGATTTGTAAACAATTTCAAAAATGTTATACAAACCACCTCAAGCAAAGAAAAATatagttatttattaatttatactaATACACCATAGTCAACGATAAAATATTGGTACACTCTAATTATGGATAAAGACAAAGGAACCTCCAACCATCTGATTATCAAGTGTTAAAGGTTCATTTTGGAATATAGATAAGACAATTATAAATTGAGAATAATCTCTCTATCATTACTTCCATCATTTCTAAAATGAATAAGCAACTAGACCTATCATAAGCTAAAAGAATAAGTACTTCAATTGACCTCTTATATTAAACACCTAGAGTCATGTACCTCTTCAATATTCTCAAATGTTGTTTTCTATACCCACTATTATCTTTAATGAGCATGCCTTAAAAATTGATGAGATGAAATATATTGCTAATGTAACGAAGCAATGACTAAAAGAAATACTAGCTCATGGGTCCATGGTTATTAAAGATTCCATAACCATACTTTATAGAGTGACAAATATAACACTTTGGCCaaagttttatttttcataaaagtcATTGTTCGCTCACCTATTACTCGACTTGGAGACTAATATGTTCCTAGGGTTTGGTAAGAATAAATATCAAGAcctaaagaattaaaaaaaaattgcaatcacAAATACTTAATGGTATGGACTTCCCCTTTGCATCTACAACCTAGAATATAGAGTCACTTCTCCTAAACAATTGCCATTAGAGTCACTGGTTATCAAGCAGTTCCTACGCATAAGGAAACTCATGCTCAGATTCAAACTCATCATTGTTCTTGAGCTACTATAATAAAGTGTTTGATCAAATAAAAAATGGGCTAGCCTCTGATTGAATACGATTATTGTAGTGCATAGAAGACAAATGTTGTTTGTGATAATTTTATTGCATCTAAGCCAATATAAGGATCATATCTAGAATTGAAAAGAAATCTATTTAAAGAAGATCAATTTTCTTTGCTTTTGTATGAGTGAATATGTAGGACTAACTAAGGTTATCCATGACAAATTAAATTTCTTTGTGGTTCTATCCATGCGAGTCTTGATCTATCTTTCAGTACAGAGGTGGTATGTGTAGTGCAAAGTAGCAAGTGGACTAGAGAGTGTCAATATGACAAAGTAGAATCACAAAGGTTCTATTTGATATCATTCTAATCCTATCTCAGATAAGGGATTTCTATTATCTGTTGTAATTAGTTCTAAGGTAGGTGCCTCTTGATTTGTAAAAGGTTGGTGCCTCTCTTGTATTGAGTTGGAGCTCAAATTAGGGAATTGTAgtttcctttgggttggtgcccataaacgaTGTATTAATAAGGGAACTATTGAACTCCTCTTTCTCAATACTTCAATACTTCTTTGGTCAATTTCTTATTCTCCATATTTTAAAACCATTTAATTTCTTTTTCTATACATTCTAATTATTTTTGACATTATTAActtcattttctctccattctaaTGTTTCATCTCAACCCTTGATCAATTTGTATTTTCTAGTGCAATACTAGTCTATGCATAAATAGGAGCTTTGTAATAAggtatgggcatccatcaaagcataacaggaATGTGATTATTTAAATAACATTTGGAAATTCCTTGGTAGACATTTATGTAAAGTTTGGATACATATATAGGCACACAAAATATTCTATGGGATGCCTCGAAGAAATTTGATCTCATGAAATGACATGGTTGTAGGATATACACAAAAGGGATTTGTTGAACAAGcttcaaatttttttaataaaatgcaatTTGTAGGTGTAAAAGCACAATCCACAACCTTTTCCAAAAtcctccttaccatgccaaaatggAGCCTTGGAACAAGGCAtgcaatcaatcaaaagagaaaagttGGAGAGATTTTATCATATGTATGGACATCCATAAAAGCTTAAATAAAGTAGGATATTTGTCAAATATTATCGTTTGAAATGCTTTAAGAGACATATATGGAGAATTGGGAAGCATAAGCAAGGAACATAAACTATTTGATAAaatacctcaaagaaatgtggtctcatggaatgccatggtCACAGGACATGCATAATTATGTGAAATATTTGATAGAATGTCTTGAAGATAAGTGCACTCATGGAATGCACCCATTGCAGATTATtcataaaatcaaatatttaacgTAGTCTTTAGGAACTTTCAAGAAAATGTAATTGGTAGATGTAAAGCCAAACTCTGCAATCTTTTCTCACATCCTCATAGCTTGTAAAAAAAATGGAGCTTTGGGACATGGTATGAACATCCTTCAAATCATAAAGGATAGATCAATTTATTAGATGTTATGGTTAGAACTACTCTAATAGACACATGTATATAAAATTTGGAAGCGTAGACAAGGGGTGTGAATTATTTTGAGACCACATTTCTTACTCATTTACAAAGAATTATTCATTCTTATTCTAttctttatttcttttaaaatttttAGCATTCTTTGATTATTGTAATCAATTCGACCTTTTTCTAAAATAATGTATGTAATAAAGGCATGGTTGCAATCTACAGTTGTACCAACGTCCTTATATCAAAACTAGACTACTTGTACACTCCTTAACAAACAATGCATGTGAGAAATGCATGGTTACAATATGCTTATCtagcctgatctctctctctctctctctctctctctctctctctctctctctctctctctctctctctctctctctctctctctctctctctcctctctctctctctctctctctctctctctctctcactctctctctctctctctctctctctctctctctctctctctctctctctccatatatttAACTATGATCATGTTCTTTCAGAAAACTACTTTATCTCCTACCCTTATGTGTCATCCTCTCAATCCTTACCCTTCACTTTTCTTGCTTCATCCTCTCTTACCACTATCGTCACCCTCTATCCTATCCTACCCTAAACCTCACAACCCTTGGCATACTTTTATCATATAACAAAAAAATTAACATCTCTTACCCTTATATTCCCAACCTAGGACTTGTATATATCATTTATCATCTTCAAGAAATGCTAATTATCCATTACCTCACTATCATATACCTTGGGGGTTGGAACCTTAAACCTCCTCCACAAAATAATATATTTGTCTATAATAAATCATCCACAAGTGTTGTATTTCATCATTCCAAACATTgacatatatgtatgcatttaattACATAAGTGATCCTAATATACACATTCAATCCTTTATAGATCAATGTGCATTAGGTATTACTTTAATGTTCAATTTATAGCTAATCCTTTTCTCACTTCATTAATGAAAACACCTTCAAATGTTTCTACTCTTTAGCTACCTATTCCATGGGTTTCTTTCTTTATCTCACTTATCTTTTTCATGGAACACATTCAAGTCAATATAGGATTGTAGGTAAATTT is a genomic window of Cryptomeria japonica chromosome 7, Sugi_1.0, whole genome shotgun sequence containing:
- the LOC131047171 gene encoding disease resistance protein Roq1-like; its protein translation is MLQSSAKIIPVFYDVEPSALGHIEKGVYGKAFSEYESKKRYTEKLEEWKQALQSISFIAGEKFNSDYEKMVLAVQKEVQRRRFLHVSKYPVGLSKLVEHFERYCIDKLVQDFETQFEMNEQGEGKSKIVGIFGMGGVGKTTLSKELFNRKRSDYSRSCFLFDVREASVKNDLHSLQMKLLRELFDERDPSFSSVEDGTSCLSNHFTGSGNPKFLIVLDDINHQEQLDALLVSDELNNSSNSLVIVTARDVGVLINAGITVGYHLKGMDTDDAKELFCWHAFSQPYPSSGYEKLVDLFVDVCGGLPLSLQVLDRHVHGEDQKFWELELNKVKKTLPQDIHKRLRISIEMLDNEEKQIFMDVACFFIGELTKDAIRVWEGSGWSGQHALVRLQNKCLVEEIKDYKFRGQFEDLFEDSREEILVLRMHDHLRDLGQEMADELSHPRRLWRSQHLQSLKSKGFENILTKANFRCLHSFSDASMGFTIKYFLEESDNIVETSTALLWLELNYWTHTLTSIPPWIPLQNLQYLQIRGGGLESLWQNDVQVPFQLKVLRIYHQWELKELSLGFLRFLEEITIHDCKNLKSVTGISDLRKLVELNIGECQNLRDLSFVRFSCLEKIRIYKCWNLISFGGMSYLKKLVELKIGLCKVEEVKTVAKVHP